GGCTGCACCGGACAAATTTTCGCCGTCATCTTTTGTGCAAAAGCACGCACAAAAGCTGCCATCAAAAATTTTCTCGGTGAGCCGGGCGTTATGTGCAAGAGATCATCGCATGAAGTTACATTCTCGAAAGCTAAACGAAGCTGATTTTCAAGCAATGCAAGAGCTCCTTCTAAAAGAAGGCCCGAATGAATGGAATTACATTACAGATAAAAGCATTGCGCATCAATTTCAACTTATTAATCAAGGGAAAGCTTTACCCGTTTTAGCGGAAGAGACTAGCATTGTTGGCTTCGCGGTTCTCATTATGAAAGAGGCGTGCCCGTCCAAATTGAGTAAGTATGCTGCTCTAGCAGATATCGCATATATAAATGACGTAGTTGTTGCCTCAAGCCAAAGTGGTAAAGGCCTAGGCAGCCAACTCCTAAAAGAATCCATTAAACTTGCTGGCAATGAAAAATGCAGTCATGTCTATATCGAGCGTCACGAAGAAAATCTGGCCTCTGCGGGAATGATGCGAAAGGCAGGATTTGAGCTCATAGAGACATTCTATGACCCAAATAAAAGAACTACAGGTTCTAGAAAAACTTCGGTGCTAAGTATATGCACATAACAAGCAAAGGCAGCATCGCCCTGCGGGCTGGACGCGCTAACGCGCGCCGCTGCTTTGGGCGTTAGGCACTTGCATGTCCTGCCATTTTAATTTTTAGAAAGTACAGGGCGTTGGTTCAAAGAGATTAAATCTAAATTAGATCATCAAAGAGGCCATGTTAACTTAGAAGCAAAACACGATTATGGAACTGATAATTTATTAAATTATTAGCGTTGAACATCACAGGGAAAATTAAAAAGGACTAAAAATGAAGAAGCTGTGTCAATTACTGGGAATTTTTCTCGTAGTACTGAGTGCAAATATTGCGTTGGCGGAGGTGATAAAGAATAGAACGGAAGAAATAGGTAAGGTCGAAGGAATCATTGACAGTAAATACCTCAAGTTTGTAACCGTCAATAAAAAACTGTTTTCCAAAGGAGGCTTAAATATATCCAGAAATTTAGGCTTCAGCTCAAAAAGTCCACTTCCAGTTAACCTAGTGAGTAGCAGTTACAAGTTTTGTACTCATTTCTACTTGGACAAAGAGTATTCAGCTGATGAGGCAATTCAGTTTAATTTGACCTACGGGGATTCAAAGGTTGAATTGTTAGGCGTCGAGCAACACTCAAATAGGTTGTGCTCATTCAAGGAATTCAGGGTTTTGTTGACAAAAGATGAGCTGGAAAAAGAGCGAAATGAAAGGAATAAAAAAATTGAAGAAGGAAAGAATGTTTCTATTGGAGACGCAACCGTAATTGCTCGCCGAATTTATTCTTATTCAATTCGCACTGGAGAAATTATAGAGAGTAAGCCGCTAAGTAAAAAAGAACTGAGGGCTTGGGGAAGCACCTGTAGAACTGTGAGGGTTAACTCAATGCCAAGTATCGATGAAAAAAATACAAGAAATGTCAAAGTTACGCTCTACAATGTACATACCTCAAATGGCCTATGTATAGCGGATAGCCTTAAGCTTCGATAAGGCTTAAAAAACTAGTAGCTTCAGTTTATTAGCAAGTGAAATATTAGGTTTGGGTTGTCATTATTAAATGGCTAGGCGCTATTTGATTATTAATAGTAAGGTGCCGCAGAACACAGGAAGGTAGGGTTTATGGAAAAACTGTCGAAGTTCTTACTACCAAAAGATGCTATAGAATCAATTTTTAAACTATTTTCCTATTTGGGCGTAGCCACCATAGTTATCGGGTTGGCTAAAAATGAATAAGAATAATATGTTGCAGCCAAACAAAAATTTAATATTTTCTTCTCAACCCATCTATGGAAAATTTTCCATCGTTCTAGTTGTCTTAATGTTGATAACTTTACTCCCCCATTATGTAAAGATATTTGATTCGGAGACAATTGTTACAGCTCAATTTGTAATACATGGAATGCTCTATTTGTGCTGGTACATACTGTTTGCTGTTCAGTCTCACCTATCCTCTATTCAAAATGTTGCCTTACATAAAAAACTTGGCTATCTAAGCCTCTTTCTTATATGCGCTCTGATTTTTAGTGGCACAGATATGATGATCGGTGTTATGCAAAACTACGACAGCAGTTGGAGTGAGGTATTTTTAAGATCTCGAACAAGTTTTGTGTTGGCCATATTGCACACACTTTTGAGCTTTTCCTGTTTGAGTCTGTTGGGCATTATTTTCAGAAAGAAGCTCCATATTCACAAACGTTTTATGGTCTTGGCTTCCCTTAGCATGGTATCAGCTTCTGTAACACGAATTGCATATTTACCCATGATGCCTATTAGCGGCGTACCTCTCGTACTATTATCCACCTATGGTTTTTTATTCGCTCCTATCGTTATTGATCGCATGATATTTGGGCGCGTTCACCCTGTATTAAAATGGGGCATACCTCTTTATATTGTTACTCAACTCCTTTGTATCGGTTTCCTACCGTCCACTGAAATTGGTCAAGCTATAGCATTTCCATTTTAGTGATTTAACGTTGGGGTTGAATGCACGAAAAACACTCCTAACAATTAGCTATGATTACAAGCCACAGGTTCCGACCATTTTTCACCCGAACAAATACCGTTATTCACCACAATATTGAATAGCTGCCTCATGTCATTTGCTTAAAACAGAGAAAAACATGAAACCCAAATTTAACCCCGGAAAAAACATTGCGATAAAAGTACCAGCGCATGAGTTCGACAAAATGGTGAACTTTTATAAGGTAATATTGGGCTTAAAACAGAAAACCGCCAGCTCACCCGACGCCCCCCACTCCGTAGCATTCGAGTTTGGCGACAAGAATTTATGGGTAGATAAAGTATCAGGAATCAGTCAGGCGGAGATATGGCTAGAGATAGTAACAGACGACGCTATTGCGGCAAAAAATTACTTCGAGAGCCAAGGCTGCACAATTAGAAATGAGATAGAGCTATTACCACCGGGTTTCAACGGTTTTTGGTTAAGCAGCCCGTCCAACACAATTCATTTGATTAGCGGGTTATGAGCAATAAATCTCAACTTGTTGCTACCTTAAACAGCGCGGGATAGCCTATAATTTGCCGCCTCACAACACCCCAAGAAATTGACATGTCGAATAAAATTGAAAACTCGTTGGAATCCACCATTTTTAAAAGCCGCTGGATGTTAGCCCCTTTCTATATAGGTTTGGTTTTTAGCCTTGTTTTATTGTTTATTAAGTTTGCTCAAGAACTATGGCATATGACTACTCATGTTTTTAGTGCCTCTGAAGCAGATGTTATTGTCGGAATTTTAGCGCTGGTCGATATGTCATTAGTTGGCAGCTTGTTATTAATGATCATATTTAGCGGCTATGAAATTTTCATCTCAAAAATTGATATTGGTGATCACAAAGATCGCCCTGACTGGATGGGAAAAGTTGATTTTTCTGGCCTCAAACTGAAAGTCATCGGTGCCATTGTCGCCATTTCTGCGATTGATCTTTTAAAATCTTTTATGGACATACCCGAGGTGATGAGCGATGCCGACGCCAATAGCCTGAAATGGAAAGTCATCATCCATATGGCATTCGTTGTGTCCGGTGTGCTATTTGCTGTAATGGACAAGGTTGCTGGCGATACCCAAAAGCACTGATATTTGGGGAAATTAAAAACGGCGGAGCTGCCAAACTCCGCCGTTTTCACTTAAACACCGCGCTCTCCTTCGCCGGAGCATTTGAAACCACTACTAAAGGTCAAAGCGATCCAGAGTCATCACCTTGGCCCATGCATTTACAAAGTCTTTAACAAATTTTTCCTTTGCATCATCGGCGGCATAAATCTCTGCAATAGCTCGCAGCTCCGAGTTTGATCCGAACACAAGGTCCACCGGGGTGGCGGTCCACTTGAGTTTGCCGGTTCCTCGATCATGCCCTTCGTATATGCCTTCGGCGTTTGATGATTTCGACCACTTTGTGGACATATCCAGCAGGTTAACAAAAAAGTCATTGCTCAAGGTGCCCGGACGGCTGGTGAGTACACCGTGCGACGTTTTACCGGCGTTTGCATTCATGGCACGCATACCACCCACCAACGCTGTCATTTCCGGAACGTTTAGAGTTAACAGGTTTGCACGATCTACCAGCGCCTCTGCAGGCGAACGGCGGTTGCTGACCGCAAAGTAGTTACGAAAACCATCGGCTGTTGGCTCCAGTACGGCGAACGATGCGACATCTGTCTGCTCCAGCGATGCGTCGGTGCGCCCCGGTGTGAAAGGCACCTCGATATCGTGACCAGCCTTGTTAGCCGCCTGCTCGACAGCCGCAGCGCCACCCAGCACAATCAAATCAGCCAGAGAAACTTTCTTACCACCTGAGGCTTTGCGGTTAAAGCTCTTTTGAACTCGCTCCAGACGTTTTAACACCTTTGCCAATTCTGCCGGATCATTGGCTTGCCAGTTATTCTGGGGGGCCAATCGGATACGTGCACCATTGGCTCCGCCTCGCATGTCTGTACCTCGGAAGCTGGCAGCCGATGCCCAGGCAGTTTTCACCAGCTGGGGAATAGTCAAGTCCGAATCGAGAATTTCAGACTTCAGCGACTTGATATCGTCGGCGTCAATCAATGCGTGATCGACCGCAGGTACAGGATCTTGCCAAACCAGCACTTCACCGGGAACCTGTGAACCCAGGTAGCGGGAGCGTGGCCCCATATCGCGGTGTGTCAGCTTAAACCAGGCCTTTGCGAAGGCCAGTTCAAACTCTTGCGGGTTTTCCTGGAAGCGCTTGGCAATCTTGCGATAG
This genomic stretch from Pseudomonadales bacterium harbors:
- a CDS encoding GNAT family N-acetyltransferase, which gives rise to MKLHSRKLNEADFQAMQELLLKEGPNEWNYITDKSIAHQFQLINQGKALPVLAEETSIVGFAVLIMKEACPSKLSKYAALADIAYINDVVVASSQSGKGLGSQLLKESIKLAGNEKCSHVYIERHEENLASAGMMRKAGFELIETFYDPNKRTTGSRKTSVLSICT
- a CDS encoding TIGR00645 family protein: MSNKIENSLESTIFKSRWMLAPFYIGLVFSLVLLFIKFAQELWHMTTHVFSASEADVIVGILALVDMSLVGSLLLMIIFSGYEIFISKIDIGDHKDRPDWMGKVDFSGLKLKVIGAIVAISAIDLLKSFMDIPEVMSDADANSLKWKVIIHMAFVVSGVLFAVMDKVAGDTQKH